The following are from one region of the Variovorax sp. V213 genome:
- a CDS encoding CynX/NimT family MFS transporter, translating into MSATAVVSARVPAAAFAVVLGGVSAALHLGKLPPAVPALQASLGIGLVEAGFLLSLVQVASMTLGLAAGLAADTIGLRRSMLAGLLVLTVASLLGGGVGAGLFGSAHAVQWLLILRAVEGIGFLLAVMPGPGLIRALTPSGADKAALGVWGAYMPLGVALALLLGPALIAWGGWGDWWWALSAVSAAAALWLWLAVPADGLRSHAASRGVPSGWSSRLRATVGARAPWMVASSFAVYSAQWMAVIGFLPAIYAGAGVPAGWNAVLTAIAAAMNIVGNLAGGRWLQRGVAPERLLQWGFLAMAMGGVAAFAQVGQGADAIGLSPALRYAAVCAFSLGGGMVPATLFLLGVRLAPGPTTVSTTVGLMQQASSLGQFLAPPAVAWVAHRVGGWHWTWAATLACSLAGMAIARRLGRIRLAAEVA; encoded by the coding sequence ATGAGCGCGACGGCCGTGGTTTCGGCGCGCGTTCCCGCTGCTGCTTTCGCGGTGGTGCTGGGCGGCGTCAGCGCGGCGCTGCACCTGGGCAAGCTGCCGCCGGCCGTGCCGGCGCTGCAGGCTTCGCTCGGCATCGGTCTTGTCGAGGCGGGTTTTCTGCTCTCGCTGGTGCAGGTGGCGAGCATGACGCTGGGGCTCGCGGCCGGGCTGGCAGCCGACACCATCGGCTTGCGCCGCAGCATGCTGGCGGGGCTCCTGGTGTTGACGGTGGCCAGCCTGCTCGGCGGCGGCGTAGGCGCCGGCCTTTTCGGCAGTGCGCATGCGGTGCAGTGGCTGCTCATCTTGCGTGCCGTCGAAGGCATCGGCTTTCTCCTGGCGGTCATGCCGGGACCGGGGCTGATCCGCGCATTGACTCCGTCGGGCGCCGACAAGGCGGCGCTGGGCGTGTGGGGCGCGTACATGCCGCTGGGTGTGGCGCTTGCGCTGCTGCTGGGGCCGGCCTTGATCGCCTGGGGCGGATGGGGCGACTGGTGGTGGGCGCTGTCCGCCGTTTCGGCGGCCGCGGCGCTTTGGCTGTGGCTGGCTGTGCCCGCAGACGGGCTTCGTTCGCATGCGGCAAGCAGGGGCGTGCCGAGCGGATGGTCGTCGCGCCTGCGCGCCACCGTCGGCGCGCGCGCACCCTGGATGGTGGCGTCGAGCTTTGCGGTGTATTCGGCGCAGTGGATGGCCGTGATCGGTTTCCTGCCAGCCATCTATGCCGGCGCGGGCGTGCCGGCCGGCTGGAACGCGGTGCTCACCGCCATCGCGGCCGCGATGAACATTGTCGGCAACCTCGCGGGCGGCCGCTGGCTGCAGCGCGGCGTTGCGCCGGAGCGCCTGCTGCAATGGGGCTTCCTGGCGATGGCGATGGGCGGCGTGGCCGCCTTCGCGCAGGTAGGGCAGGGGGCCGACGCAATCGGCCTGTCACCGGCGCTGCGCTATGCCGCGGTCTGTGCCTTTTCGCTGGGCGGGGGCATGGTGCCCGCCACCCTGTTCCTGCTCGGGGTTCGCCTGGCGCCGGGGCCCACCACCGTTTCCACGACGGTCGGGCTCATGCAGCAGGCCTCTTCGCTGGGGCAATTCCTGGCGCCGCCCGCGGTCGCGTGGGTGGCTCACCGTGTCGGCGGTTGGCACTGGACGTGGGCGGCCACGCTGGCATGCTCACTGGCCGGAATGGCCATTGCGCGGCGCCTCGGGCGAATACGCCTGGCGGCGGAGGTGGCATGA